In Coleofasciculus chthonoplastes PCC 7420, a single genomic region encodes these proteins:
- a CDS encoding acylase, with protein MSRLNKRFSVLIVVLLTVIFTVAWGIHRPVTGDDQTEILWDTWGVPHIYGNNTENLFQAFGWAQAASHGNLILRLYGQARGKAAEYWGQDYLDSDKYVRTMGIPARAREWYEAQDLTMRRYLDSFAAGINRYASEHDDQIDDKVKVVLPVDGVDVLAHLQRVTHFNFVVNPQRLESLKSGDSKAGSNGWAIAPSHSASGNAMLLANPHLPWSDFYLWYEAQLTAPGIDAYGAALVGMPMLSIAFNDQLGWTATVNTHRGWTAYELTLADGGYEFDGQVRPFETETKTLKVKQDNGTLEEQEFVIRRSIHGCVVSSQEGNAIALRVVGLDQPQLMAQLWDMMRSRNRQDFETAVARLQLPMFTILYADRDGHILHIFNGQVPVRSQGDWQYWQGVVPGDTSETLWTRYHPYPDLPRILDPETGWLQNANDPPWTTTFPQAINPDDYPPYMAPQSMNFRAQRSAKMLMGENSISFEEMIARKFSSRLELADRILDDLIAATRQSGDELANEAANVLANWDRQANADSRGTVLFATWVQLMPNTNQFATGWNPQSPLTTPDSLADPVAAVEVLAEAAARVKAGYGRLDVPWGERARLKYGDVDLPGSGASGQLGSFQVIDFAPMDETTFKSVAGDSYIAAIEFSDPIKARVLTVYGNATQPGSGHIGDQLPLYAQKELRSVWRTRQDIEANLESRTVF; from the coding sequence ATGTCCCGATTGAACAAAAGATTTTCAGTTTTGATCGTAGTATTGCTGACGGTGATTTTTACTGTAGCCTGGGGAATTCACCGTCCAGTTACTGGAGACGATCAAACTGAGATTCTTTGGGATACCTGGGGCGTACCGCATATTTACGGCAATAATACCGAGAATCTATTCCAGGCGTTTGGTTGGGCGCAAGCGGCGAGTCATGGCAATCTTATTCTCAGGTTATATGGACAGGCACGGGGTAAAGCAGCCGAGTATTGGGGGCAAGATTATTTGGACTCCGATAAGTATGTCCGCACTATGGGTATTCCCGCCAGGGCAAGGGAATGGTACGAGGCGCAAGATCTGACGATGCGGCGTTATCTGGATAGCTTTGCGGCGGGGATTAATCGGTATGCGTCCGAACATGATGACCAAATTGACGATAAGGTCAAGGTGGTTTTGCCTGTGGATGGGGTGGATGTGTTGGCACATTTACAGCGGGTGACTCATTTTAATTTTGTGGTGAATCCCCAGCGTTTGGAATCGTTGAAATCGGGGGATTCCAAAGCGGGTTCTAATGGATGGGCGATCGCACCGTCTCATTCGGCGAGTGGGAATGCGATGCTACTGGCGAATCCGCATTTACCCTGGTCTGATTTTTACCTGTGGTACGAAGCCCAGTTAACCGCCCCAGGGATTGATGCGTATGGGGCGGCGTTGGTGGGAATGCCGATGTTATCCATCGCGTTTAATGATCAGTTGGGTTGGACCGCGACAGTAAACACTCATCGGGGTTGGACGGCTTATGAACTTACTTTGGCGGATGGGGGATATGAGTTTGATGGGCAAGTTCGCCCTTTTGAAACCGAAACCAAAACCCTAAAAGTAAAGCAGGACAATGGGACACTAGAGGAACAGGAATTTGTGATTCGGCGGTCGATTCATGGTTGTGTAGTTAGTTCACAGGAGGGGAATGCGATCGCGTTGCGGGTGGTGGGGTTAGACCAACCCCAATTAATGGCACAGTTGTGGGATATGATGCGATCGCGTAATCGCCAAGACTTTGAGACAGCCGTTGCCCGTTTGCAACTGCCCATGTTTACCATTCTCTATGCTGACCGAGATGGGCATATTTTGCATATATTTAATGGTCAAGTGCCAGTGCGTTCTCAGGGAGATTGGCAGTATTGGCAGGGTGTGGTTCCCGGCGATACCTCTGAAACCTTATGGACAAGGTATCATCCCTATCCAGATTTACCGCGCATCCTTGACCCAGAAACGGGTTGGTTACAAAATGCTAATGATCCACCCTGGACGACTACATTTCCCCAAGCGATTAATCCTGATGATTATCCGCCCTACATGGCACCCCAATCGATGAACTTTCGCGCCCAGCGATCGGCAAAAATGTTGATGGGGGAGAATTCAATTAGTTTTGAGGAGATGATTGCCCGAAAATTCTCCTCGCGTCTAGAATTGGCAGATCGGATACTCGATGACTTAATTGCTGCAACACGACAGTCAGGGGATGAGTTAGCCAATGAAGCCGCGAATGTGTTAGCCAACTGGGATCGACAGGCAAATGCAGACAGTCGCGGAACGGTTTTGTTTGCCACTTGGGTACAATTAATGCCGAATACGAATCAGTTTGCTACAGGTTGGAACCCTCAATCGCCTCTGACTACCCCTGATAGTTTGGCAGATCCGGTGGCGGCGGTGGAGGTTTTAGCAGAAGCCGCCGCTAGGGTTAAAGCAGGGTATGGGAGGTTAGATGTCCCTTGGGGTGAGAGGGCGCGATTAAAGTATGGGGATGTGGATTTACCGGGAAGTGGCGCGTCTGGGCAGTTGGGCAGTTTCCAGGTGATTGATTTTGCCCCGATGGATGAGACAACGTTTAAATCAGTGGCTGGGGATAGTTACATTGCCGCGATCGAGTTTTCTGATCCGATTAAGGCAAGGGTACTCACCGTTTATGGCAATGCCACACAACCGGGTTCTGGGCATATTGGTGATCAGTTACCCTTGTATGCACAGAAGGAATTGCGATCGGTTTGGCGGACTCGTCAGGATATTGAGGCAAATTTGGAATCGCGGACGGTGTTTTGA
- a CDS encoding SDR family NAD(P)-dependent oxidoreductase: MSTALITGASAGLGATFAQELAKRQTDLVIVARSQDKLQQLAQDLQATYGIQVEVIPQDLTVPDAVPNVFEIVNQKNISIDLLINNAGFGDYGAFSQTSRRKQLEMIQLNILALVDLTHHFLPQMQQRGSGSIINLCSIAGFQPLPYLSIYSATKAFVLSFSEALWAENQHTGVKILAACPGPTETNFFTTANFAEYAPESLKQQQTDSPEVVVQEILQALDADDCTVVTGRWQNNFIANLPRLLPRKTLVQLVEQQFRPQK; the protein is encoded by the coding sequence ATGTCCACTGCTTTAATTACTGGAGCGTCGGCAGGACTGGGGGCTACATTTGCTCAGGAACTCGCTAAACGGCAAACCGATTTAGTGATTGTGGCTCGTTCCCAAGACAAACTACAGCAACTTGCCCAAGATTTACAAGCCACATACGGGATTCAAGTTGAGGTTATTCCCCAAGATCTTACCGTACCTGATGCCGTCCCAAACGTCTTTGAAATAGTCAATCAGAAAAATATTTCCATCGATTTACTGATTAATAATGCTGGGTTTGGCGACTACGGTGCCTTTAGTCAAACGTCTCGGCGTAAACAGCTAGAGATGATTCAGCTTAATATCCTGGCGTTGGTAGACTTGACTCATCACTTTCTCCCGCAGATGCAACAGCGAGGTTCTGGAAGTATTATTAACCTCTGCTCAATTGCTGGGTTTCAACCGCTTCCTTATCTATCCATCTATTCAGCAACTAAAGCCTTTGTGCTTAGTTTCAGTGAGGCGCTTTGGGCAGAAAATCAGCACACGGGTGTTAAAATTCTGGCAGCTTGTCCTGGACCAACGGAAACGAACTTTTTCACCACGGCTAATTTTGCAGAATATGCTCCTGAGAGTTTAAAACAGCAACAAACCGATTCCCCGGAGGTAGTGGTGCAGGAAATTCTCCAGGCTCTAGATGCTGATGATTGTACGGTAGTAACAGGGCGGTGGCAGAATAATTTTATCGCTAATCTGCCCCGATTATTGCCCAGAAAAACCCTGGTACAGCTTGTCGAGCAGCAATTTCGTCCTCAAAAATAA
- a CDS encoding iron uptake porin, translating to MWAGTVTAQEVEVQGCGVAGEFCVLGETLESPEPVGNESSDPTENRLDPINQYGDNNSLGQVTNVSQLRDVQPSDWAYTALRSLIERYGILTGYRDRTFRGNRSMTRYEFAAGLRQALDQIQSLIARGRDVPPADLATLEQLTNEFVLELSLLRGDVDALTARTRELELTQFSTTTQLDGEVIIGAAGIVSKDDTVTTLGHRTRLNLDTSFTGQDLLRTRLQAEGLGRLERRTGTPEGELSFTGASDSDLEIDALLYRFPIGNQTQVVIAANAGAADDFTDTINPYLDGDGASGAVSRFATRAPIYYLVSGAGVGVRHAVNDHLEVSLGYLAGNGGNPEPGNGLFDGAYGALAQVKFEIRDRATIGLTYVNAYNQDWQVGSQDTNLVNQLDLPVVTNSVNLAASIQLNPRFVVGGWAGYTTANVIDEGDANLWYWALTLALPDFGKTGNLGGFIIGMEPKVTGSDGLKNLGIDDPSTSLHLEAFYQYKLTDNITITPGVIWLTAPDHNSDNDDTFIGTIRTTLQF from the coding sequence ATGTGGGCTGGAACTGTTACGGCACAAGAGGTTGAGGTGCAAGGGTGTGGAGTTGCGGGGGAGTTTTGTGTTTTAGGGGAAACCTTAGAGAGTCCAGAACCAGTAGGGAATGAGTCGAGTGATCCGACTGAGAACCGTTTAGACCCAATTAATCAGTACGGAGATAATAATAGCTTAGGTCAAGTGACGAATGTTTCCCAGTTGCGGGATGTACAGCCCAGTGATTGGGCATATACTGCCTTGCGATCGCTCATTGAACGATATGGCATACTCACAGGGTATCGCGATCGTACATTCCGAGGCAATCGGTCAATGACTCGCTACGAATTTGCCGCCGGATTACGTCAGGCTTTAGATCAAATCCAATCCTTAATTGCCAGGGGGCGCGATGTTCCTCCCGCAGACTTAGCCACACTGGAACAGTTAACCAATGAATTTGTTTTAGAACTCTCCCTGCTACGGGGTGATGTAGATGCCTTAACCGCCCGAACTCGAGAACTGGAACTGACCCAATTTTCGACAACAACTCAACTGGATGGAGAAGTGATTATTGGCGCGGCGGGGATTGTTTCTAAGGATGATACTGTCACCACATTGGGACATCGTACCCGCTTAAATTTAGACACCAGTTTCACGGGTCAAGATTTACTGCGAACCCGACTACAAGCGGAAGGATTAGGGCGTCTGGAACGTCGCACAGGTACACCGGAAGGGGAACTATCTTTTACTGGGGCTAGTGATAGTGACTTGGAGATTGATGCTTTATTGTACCGTTTCCCGATCGGGAATCAGACGCAAGTCGTGATCGCGGCGAATGCTGGGGCGGCGGATGACTTTACGGATACGATTAACCCTTATCTGGATGGGGATGGCGCGAGTGGGGCGGTATCTCGCTTTGCTACTCGTGCGCCGATTTATTATTTAGTTAGTGGGGCGGGTGTCGGGGTAAGACACGCCGTAAATGATCACTTAGAAGTTAGCTTAGGCTATTTAGCTGGGAATGGCGGAAATCCGGAACCCGGTAACGGCTTATTTGATGGGGCTTATGGCGCATTAGCCCAAGTCAAATTTGAGATTCGCGATCGCGCCACGATTGGCTTGACTTATGTTAATGCGTATAACCAAGACTGGCAAGTCGGTAGTCAGGATACTAATTTAGTCAATCAATTAGACTTACCCGTCGTTACAAATTCCGTTAACCTCGCCGCTTCCATACAACTTAATCCCCGATTTGTAGTTGGAGGATGGGCGGGTTATACCACCGCTAATGTTATTGATGAAGGGGATGCTAATTTATGGTATTGGGCGCTAACATTAGCCTTACCGGATTTCGGCAAAACTGGCAATCTCGGCGGATTTATTATCGGGATGGAACCCAAAGTTACCGGGAGCGATGGCTTGAAGAATTTAGGCATTGATGATCCGAGTACCTCCCTACATCTAGAAGCATTCTACCAGTATAAGTTAACCGATAATATTACAATTACACCAGGGGTAATTTGGCTAACTGCACCGGATCATAATAGCGATAACGATGATACATTTATTGGCACAATACGAACCACATTGCAATTTTAA